The [Pantoea] beijingensis genomic sequence TGTTGTATCTAGTGACAGTGAAAATATTTATTTTAATAGTAGCTCGTCAGCAGGATTATGTGTAGTTGCTGTTTCAGTGGAAGTGATCGGTGTCGATCTTGAGGTCAGGCATCAATCAGTGGACCTGGTCAGTATTTGTGAAAAATATTTACCAATATTTAGTGAGTTGAGCGACGTGTGGAAAGAAAGTCGAATCGTTAAGCAATTAGCGATGTGTACTTGGTGTCGTATGGAGTCATTCGTCAAACTCAATGGGTTGACTTTACATAATGTATTATTTGGCCAGAAAAATAAATCAGAGAGATCCAGCTCGGATATTATTATTTCAGGAAATGACTTTGTCTGTGCTGTATCACAATTTGGATATGTTGAGTTAA encodes the following:
- a CDS encoding 4'-phosphopantetheinyl transferase family protein: MGGWTDIWISRIKDTDEVSILALLREEDRERYEKIIPPKRKRNFAFRRAVLNFVLQHYVKKYSIKRDANGKPYVVSSDSENIYFNSSSSAGLCVVAVSVEVIGVDLEVRHQSVDLVSICEKYLPIFSELSDVWKESRIVKQLAMCTWCRMESFVKLNGLTLHNVLFGQKNKSERSSSDIIISGNDFVCAVSQFGYVELNKIYHVGFEKIHHE